The Brassica napus cultivar Da-Ae chromosome C7, Da-Ae, whole genome shotgun sequence genomic interval TACTCTCTTTTGTTCTTGTtcctgaaaataaaattttctaaagtatgcacgtttattaagaatttaataaatgtttataatttactttattttttactttattatacattttccaataactttccaccaataaaatttaatcaattcaaatattcttaattaatgttcctcaaaaatataaaaaagtatattaacaatatagaaaatctatctttgtagaacaagaaaaaaatctaaaacatcttatttTCGAGAACGGAGGTAGTATGATATTGTCTGATTCTGTCCTAAACTTTTACtgattttttctgattttttttttataaagttattgaaattGAATAGagttatatattagattttcttTAGTGATGTGAAAGTTGGATTGTTTATTTATTCGTAGCATTATTGAACATCTCCAGGTCCAACCATCGGTCTTTTTTCActataataattttatcatatttaagagTTAAAGATTCTCGTATACGGTATATTGTGAGGATCTTTTCAAACCTGCGCATTTTAAAAAGATCAAACCtaatacacatttaaaaaaaaaacttttctgaGCCACATAAAACTTATAGAATGGTGCTCACTGGTGACTTGGTCTACTCTCTTAATATGTATGGAGCTTATTTGTTTTGTACCAAAAGTCAGTAGTATTCATAATCACACCCAATAAGTGGCAAGCTTTCATAATCATTCAAATTATCTAATCTTAGATAAATGAAAGCCTAACAGCACTCTTGCTACGTCATAAAATCTTGTTACAAAATCAAGTTACATAAACCAGCTGACGTGGCCTGAAAGTgacaatttacaaaaaaaaacagctcttgttttttttttggtcaacaaacAGCTGTCGTAAAAACTTCCCAATTTGACGGAAGAGAATGTACGGGATGAGTCGATGACAAGGACATCAATCGTATTTACTACATTCATAATagaatttcttaaaaataatttgacatAGGTTTGATATTTGTTGACGCAAGTTTTCAAGCATTTGTCCGGATAATTCATAAATAAGTTTTGGGACTCAAACCATTGCCCCATGAAATTCATATTCATTCGGAAATGATGCTCTCGATTTTCAAAGGTAACGCTTTTGTTTGGATTGTAAGAGGATAACGTAATCAGCCTTTGGGAAAGTTTTATTTGGAGTGAATAACGTAAATCTCTCCTACTTCACTTGCAGAACATCGCTGACAAAACGAAAAGTCAAAGAACAGAACTGCTTGTATTTGACCTGGATGTAGCTTTAAGGAAGTGAATATAATGCATTCAAGTTTACTGCTTCTCTTACAACGTTAGTTTACATTTTTATGATATAAAGCATCCAAGTTTCTCGCAAGGCCCCTTAGAATTTCTCTCATTATACAAACGCAAAAAGCTACGGTGTAAaacaaacaacaataaaaaaaatatcaaaagagCATATGTTATTTTCAAGCCATTCGTATGTATCGTCTCGTGGGGTCACTTAGAGGCTATATTCTTTACCTATGATCCTCTTTACCATCAAGAAATAATACGAAACCACTACTACCAACACGAACAACAAAAACACCACCAGCCAGTTTATTCCATCTGCATTTTCATTAACAAACACACAGTTTTAGTTTTGATTGGTAATCCAGGACAAAGTCTAACAAATCATGACTGGTTAGTATGGTTTTGGTTAAGTTTAGGTAAGGTAATAAGATGGAGGGATAAGAAGAGAAATGGCAGAATATACGTACCTGTTTCAGGCTTTTGTTCAATGACGCTTAGCTTTGCTCTTGAGTCAAAAGATACTGACACCAAGAACCTGCAaaaccaaaccccaaatcaaaaCTTCTTGAATGTGAATTTCCCATCATTCTTCCataattttatctatttgtTTGCTTAGAATTTTAAGCACGATCACTGAAGCTGTAGCTATACAGTGAAAACTAGATCCTTGATGAGTAGACAAAAAAAACCTTGAATCAGGGGAGAAAGTAAGTGCGGTGACCAAACCGAGATGAGCTTTCTTAACGAATTGATGAGTCTTCATTTTTGTTGAACTAATTATCAAAACATCTCCTTCAAGGGTTCCGCTGCATTAAGAAAAATAGTATGACAACCAATATTAGAATTAGTATTACACCTATCAGTTTGGTCCCAAGAGTGCGAAAAAGAAAACTTACAATGCAAGAAATTTTCCATCAGGTGAGACATTAAAGGCCGTAATAGAGTAGTTTTTCAAAAGCTTTGATTGTTTTCTTTTCCATGAAGTTGTATCCCATGTTATAATACTCCCACCACGCTCTACTCTGACCAGATTCATTATGATCGTGACAAATGGAAAAGGGGaactaaaatcatatattatatctCGCGCTGTCAAAATGTAAGTTTACCAGTCTTTGCAGCAATATAAAGAACTTCATCGCCTGAATTGTCAACGGAGAATCTGCAGGAGGCAAACAACTCGTCCTGCATTATAATATTCAAACTCATCAGAGTATAATACAAGAATGTTAGAGCTTTGTATACAAAGTTAAAAGAGCAACAAAAAAAACGACTGACCTTCTCTTTTGATAGACTAGCAACGGCAGTAGAAGCATTTACGTCCCAAACCCGACAAAGTGGACCTCCAAGAGATACAAGAAACTTACCACTTTCGCTGCAAACCCACAAACTATCACTATCAGACAATCCGTTTTACAATCATTGTTCGAAAGATGATTCCTTTCTCATGAATAGAATGAACCACTTTCTGAAGAAGGCAAAGTTTCCTGATTTGATAAGAGAAAGCACACCTGAAAGTAAGGTTTTTAACTTCTCCATGTGCGTTAGATTCATTAAGTATCGTTTTCATACTAGGCCATTCGAAAATCCTCAAAGTTCCATCCTGTACTGCcatcaaaacaaaaatgtataaGAACCAGTGAGACTCCATTCCTTGTTATTCAAAAGGGACTGAAACTAAAGAGCTTAACTCCTACCTCCCCACCAGCAGCAAGCACAGAGCCCTCCTGATTAAACTCTAGAGCTAACTGTTGTCCAACATCTTCTAACTCGTTAATCACTTCCTCTAACTCTTCACCCTCCCTTGGCCTCATAATGTTCTCCCAATCAAACCGTCTACGTGTCAACAAGTAACTATCACACATCCATTGAAGTTTCTCTCCACTCTAAACCAACACAACTTCAAACTTATATTCTTATTACAAAACCTAATGATATTCGATTACTAATAAGCTTTACAAGATCACATACTTGCAACTCTGTGGCAATGCGCAGATAAGAGCACCTTCCCGAGGATGAACAGCCATTCTATAAGGAAGACCACTGACCACAACCCTACCCacctgaaaattttaaaaaatcaaatcaaatcaaatccttGCGATCTGATTACAGACTCACTATAAACAGAGAAACGTTCACGCTTACAGGTTGTTCTAATAGAGAATTGGTTTCGAGATCAACACGACAGATTACGATGACGTTAGGAATCCCGCTTCGCCCCTCTCCGCCTCCGCCGGCCAACGCGATGCAGCTCCGGGAGGCCAACGATGACGACGGCTCGATGCCATCTTCGGAATTCTCTTTATGCTTATCGATTTTCGATCTAACGGTTTCTTCCGGGATCCAGTCCGCGGCGTATATCGGAAAGCCGTAAGTCTGCGTATTCGCCATTGCTCCTCCTTCTCCTCTCCTCCTCGTGCGAGCTTAATATGCCAAGTCTCCCTCCCTTCTCTGATTCGTGGAGACACGTCATACAGAAAGAAACTGTAGTGGGCCAATACTAGTACCTTTCATGGGCCCAAGAGAGGGTTTAGGGTGAATTACATTATTCCCCGTCTCGGTTAAAACTCGGCGAGAACGACTACATTATAAGGCCATGTTTATCCCTAAACTCAAATGagttttttaggtttttttttatctaaaaaaaataaattaaaaagcaaACCAATCGTGGACCGCCACGAGTCTGTGAGGTCCGCGAACAATGTAAGAAACTCACTAAAATCGGTtcttaattagtagtttttgtaaccgATCCTTAAGGGTTTTGTGGAGACCCAGCACTAAGAACATCACTAAGGACCCcggataaacatgctctaacgaattccgttttttttttcttttcctcccAATACTATTGGTTTCATCGAAAGAAAACAACACTAACGTTTCTCATACTCTTGCTCCCATCAGTGGCAGATCTAGAAAATAATTATAGCGGAggcaaaatataaaatacagttaaataaaattaaaaatatttttttataaaaaatctagcaaataaaaaaacaactcttacaaaacaattttacgttcattttcatcatctgaAATTTTTTAATCACTTTCTCATTTGAAACTGAGTCAAATAACTTTTTTCCAATAAAACAAACCATACAATCACTTAGAAACCAATCTCCAATTCAGTTACGTGCAGCTGTCTTCACTAGTTTCATTGCGGAAAAATACTTTCAAGATTTGCGGTGGCAACTGGCAAAGTTAGAACTAACTTTAAAAGCCTGTAAATCAAGGGATGTGCTAAATGCTTTTGAATTTTCACCATCAAAGATGAAAAATTTTCTACACTCGTATATTGTCGATGTAGATAAGTTGCTGCTCAAGAGACAAAAGCTCACCATAGCTAAAATCATCTCGATATAACTTAGCTAATCGCAACAGCTTCTCTTTGTCAAACCCATGGAATGAATCAATCGGGCTTAAAGCAGCCATACAAATAAGTAGTTCAGTGGTTACCTCTATAAAACGATCGTTAAACTCTTGAATTTGCAAATCTAGAACCGTGCAAAAGCAATTGACCTTATAATGATGCATATTGCTTATGTTGGTTCTCTTTCTTGAATTCCTAAGATCAACAAAATCTTCTTCCATGATGAGCATCTCAACACTATGTTTCTTATAGAAATAAGCAACTTTAGCCATGAGCGAATCCTAACCATCATCTCTAAGCTTCTGCAACTCTCGCTTAGTGGATTCTACCAGTGGCATAGCATTTAAAATATCTTGATCTTTCTGTTGCAAAGTCAATGACAAATTCACAGTGAGCCCCAAAATATGTAACATAAGATGCAAATAGAAACATAAGATGCAAATAGAATGCACAATCAAATGTGTGAAAGTATTTGAGAAGACCACATGCTTGACGAAGAAGACAAGAAATTAGAGTTTATGCTTTATGTAAAGGGAAGAATATGTCAGACAAGAGGCTTCACTTTCACCCTTTTCCTTCATCACCACGTCATGGTTTAGTCTCCACATAAACCACTTCAACGAACCAACACATAACCAACCTCTTggttcaaatcacaaatcatcTTCAAACCAAAACTTTTCTGAACTTGAATGACTGAAGCTTGAGCTTCAACATTCTCCATCTTGATTTCATTTTCATCTCTTTCTCAATATACTGCACATACTTAGGATTTAACTTCGACAATGATGACTCTTCATCTTCATTTGGTCATCTTTAGAAGCTATAAAACTGCAGCAAACTTGTTAACAAGGATAGTCTTGGACAGAATACCCGCAAGATTTCAGGAAGTGTGTACCGTGTTCACctcaacttcaccatctttagTGATGTATGTGATAAAACGATACTTCACTGCATGTTTTATCCTTTCATGAAAAGTGTTGTTCTTTGACAGACATATACCAGATTGTGAATCACACCCGACTGTTGCCTTCAATTATTTGAACCCCACATCACTGATCAATCCTTTTATCTAAATCGCCTCTTTCACAGCTTGTATGTGATTTGcccccaaaaaaataaaatcgttCGTCCACCACTGTGCATACATGAGATTTTTCACTGCACTTGAATATGGAAACCTTTATGTGTCAATACACTCGAAGACATCTCTAACTGCAAATAGCTTAAATTGGCCTCCAATTGGTGGGGTACGTTCATTGTCTTAGCCTCGTTCATGTTAAACCTTTGAACCAACAAGTAATTTGACTGAGACAAGTACATAACATCTTCATCTCTGTCTCGCTTGATGTCAATGCCCAATATCCTACTCGCAACACCCATATCATTCATTTCAAATTCTAAGCTtaacaataaataataacataTCCCGAtgcaattatttttatataatacctaGCCAAAACTATTTTATGTAACTATTGTTTATTATAGTAAAGatcattacaaaataaataaataaatagataaataaataaatggatAACTCCATATATATAAGTACATTGTTTTGTGAGTAAGATAACTAAGGAAATATTGTAATTATATTGTTCCATTATTTAAAGAACAAGAAGTTATTTGAGATATTTGTCTGTTGTcgaaaaatagataaaatgttatttttcctCGGTGACTTAATATGTTATAGAGATCGATATAGGAAAATAGTAAAGTAAGGTAATGTGGAAAAAAGTAAATCTTTTATTTGACCAAAAATTTGGGTCATTTTTCAAGTCAGTGTGCAATTAATAACAACATATCCCAATACAATTAATAGCAACTAGGTGGATGCCCGCGATTTCGCGGGTTCGAATGTTTtgcaataatatatttattataattttttaattaaaatatgttttttttattatgtgttttttgttaaatatttttctaataatgattgtttttttaaaaagaataaatatgattattttaaatactttttgatattttgtattgataattgtactaaaattagttatatataatatttcatgATTCGGTTTTTAATTGAAGGTATATAATACtgaaacttttgaaatattttataagcTTTGTATAAATGACTTAAAACCTCgtatcataatttaaaacatatgatgagctaagataaataattttacaaatgtatttataatttttataaatgagtTATAAAGCGTGTATGAATTttattagacattaatagttattataatactttatatacaaatataaggctttacataaaaatataaaatcattatatcaattttaatagaaaaattgtttattattttatgtagtttacaaatatataaaaaaattgatcaaacattattattctttcTATAGTTTCAACAAATAGTTagcataaataattatttgtaatattatgtagattTTTGGCAAGTGATATTACCTGTTTATAGacttattttttctattaaatctaataaaaataaataaaaattaaaaattatcgaCCAATcaatttataacaattttttaagatttcataAATGATtgacacaaaagaaaaaatctcttaagtgacttctcaattaatatatagtaggatagtaggatgagatttaaaaaaaaaattataaagtaatTTATAAGCTCTTCTAGATGACTTACAAacttttatgataatttaaatatacaataagccgagataaataatttgataaatgttttacagatgatttataaagcatatAATATGAACTTTAGAAGATGTTAATAGTtattaagataatttatataaaatataatgcttttaaataacaatataaaatcattatattgatttatataaacTGTTTTcgcttattattttatgtattttaaaaatatataaaaaaatgaactatattaaataatatcgACCAATCaatttataacaatttattagaatttcatATATGATCGATACATAAGAAAAAAGTCTCTTAAGtcacttctcaat includes:
- the LOC125590717 gene encoding SEC12-like protein 2; protein product: MANTQTYGFPIYAADWIPEETVRSKIDKHKENSEDGIEPSSSLASRSCIALAGGGGEGRSGIPNVIVICRVDLETNSLLEQPVGRVVVSGLPYRMAVHPREGALICALPQSCKRFDWENIMRPREGEELEEVINELEDVGQQLALEFNQEGSVLAAGGEDGTLRIFEWPSMKTILNESNAHGEVKNLTFSESGKFLVSLGGPLCRVWDVNASTAVASLSKEKDELFASCRFSVDNSGDEVLYIAAKTERGGSIITWDTTSWKRKQSKLLKNYSITAFNVSPDGKFLAFGTLEGDVLIISSTKMKTHQFVKKAHLGLVTALTFSPDSRFLVSVSFDSRAKLSVIEQKPETDGINWLVVFLLFVLVVVVSYYFLMVKRIIGKEYSL